In Fibrobacter sp. UWEL, one genomic interval encodes:
- a CDS encoding acyltransferase, which produces MKIFALKAKDPAIELIRIIACLLVIFAHSQFAVVIGGQLSKGLLGVSTLVADDVPLFLLVTGFFFFNRVTSDQEIGKTFVYRAKSFLTSIYIPTIIYILISILYSRFASPVDGFVPKDWGYLGHFVFMLLPGDHLWYVCTYLSFVFFFPMFAFLCQDKPERNKMRRILLAVAIGGAVVADVQYFFRMVLLDVDKFLWGYCTIFLILGYELSLLMKKENLSKLKLGLAGLAMYLLSFSLKYGLQTYMFNQFGFVENRYRWLQTSLCFASAVGLFLVIYSLGSLIKKGGILAYVINFLGSCTFAIYLFHQLVISRTLQWRYEILAYFGNGSSELGCFAYYICYGGIVFLISLGIGFVFKMTLDTVLRSFPFRKK; this is translated from the coding sequence ATGAAAATATTTGCTTTAAAGGCCAAAGATCCTGCAATTGAGTTGATTCGAATTATTGCCTGCCTGTTGGTTATTTTTGCCCACAGTCAGTTTGCGGTTGTGATTGGGGGGCAGCTGTCAAAAGGTCTATTGGGGGTATCTACTTTAGTGGCCGATGATGTTCCCCTCTTTTTGTTGGTGACAGGCTTTTTCTTCTTTAATCGGGTGACTTCCGATCAGGAAATTGGGAAGACATTTGTCTATAGGGCGAAATCTTTTCTTACTAGCATTTACATCCCGACGATTATCTATATCCTCATCAGCATTCTGTATAGTCGGTTTGCTTCGCCGGTGGATGGCTTTGTTCCCAAGGACTGGGGGTATCTTGGCCATTTCGTGTTCATGCTGTTGCCGGGGGATCACCTGTGGTACGTTTGTACCTATTTGTCCTTCGTGTTTTTCTTCCCTATGTTTGCGTTCCTGTGCCAGGACAAGCCTGAACGAAATAAAATGCGACGTATTTTGCTGGCGGTGGCCATAGGTGGCGCCGTGGTTGCGGACGTTCAGTATTTCTTTAGAATGGTCTTACTGGATGTGGATAAGTTCCTCTGGGGCTATTGTACCATCTTCCTCATTTTGGGCTATGAACTTTCCTTGCTGATGAAGAAGGAAAATTTGAGCAAGCTAAAGCTTGGATTGGCGGGTCTTGCGATGTATTTGCTGTCCTTCTCCTTGAAGTATGGACTGCAAACCTATATGTTCAACCAGTTTGGATTCGTGGAAAATCGTTATAGGTGGCTGCAGACGTCTCTTTGTTTTGCCAGTGCGGTGGGGCTTTTCCTGGTGATTTATTCCCTGGGGAGCTTGATCAAGAAGGGCGGAATTCTCGCCTATGTCATTAACTTTCTTGGAAGTTGCACCTTCGCCATTTATCTGTTCCATCAGTTGGTGATTAGCAGGACTCTTCAGTGGCGTTATGAAATCCTGGCCTATTTTGGTAACGGAAGTTCTGAGTTGGGATGTTTTGCCTATTACATCTGTTATGGTGGGATTGTCTTCCTGATTTCCTTGGGTATCGGGTTTGTATTCAAAATGACGCTTGATACAGTTTTGCGTAGTTTTCCGTTTCGAAAGAAGTAA